Proteins from a genomic interval of Indicator indicator isolate 239-I01 chromosome 1, UM_Iind_1.1, whole genome shotgun sequence:
- the LOC128973563 gene encoding apovitellenin-1-like: MLQSRALVLALILLLGTTLPEVQSKSIFERDRRDWLVIPDAIAAYIYETVNKISPKAAQFLADAAQAQPVVVTRTFLIRETTKLSIMAEQLVEKIKNLWNTKVLGY, translated from the exons ATGTTGCAATCCAGGGCATTGGTGTTAGCTCTCATTCTGCTCCTTGGCACCACTCTCCCTG aAGTGCAATCAAAGTCCATCTTTGAGAGAGATCGTCGTGACTGGCTGGTCATCCCCGATGCAATTGCAGCTTACATCTATGAAACTGTGAACAAGATATCTCCTAAAGCTGCCCAATTCTTGGCAGATGCTGCCCAGGCTCAACCAGTTGTTGTGACCAG GACCTTTCTCATCAGAGAAACAACTAAACTCAGCATAATGGCTGAACAGCTggtggaaaaaataaagaacctGTGGAACACAAAAGTCCTAGGCTACTAG